In Pirellula sp. SH-Sr6A, the DNA window CCCGCTGCCACACTTCCGCTTGATGAGCAGGCGGCCATCGGTCAGACGGGCCGGGCCGCTCAGGTCGATCGGGGTTCAAGGCGAAGGACGCCAGTCTGGCTTTCCGTCTCGATCGATATCGATGGTCATCAGATCGAGCTGCAGATAAGGGCGTTGGTAAGCCTCTTTGTCTTGGCCGGCATAGCTAACCCAAAGGCGCATTCCGGTCGCATCGAACACCGCGTTCATGACGTTCCCTCCCTGGATGGGAATCTGGTTGGCCAGCGCGATAAGTTTCTCCGCATCGAGTTTACCTCGCTGCGCGGCCAAGGTTGGGAACGCGCCTCGCCCTTCGTCGTGGTAAACAACGCACGATAGTACCTGGGGGGCAAGCTCATCCTTCGGGTCATTGTCCTTCCAGAGATCGATCTCCGGCTTGGCTCGTCCACCTCCGGTCGCCGCGCGAATTTTCGTCGATCGCTTGTCCGTTACACCATCTCCAAAAACGAAGTGATAACTTTTAGTCGGCTTGATCTGTTCAAACATACGAATCGCCTCCGTCAGTGAATTCGCGTCGTAGAGCAGTGTGCGAAACCATGCGGTGAAGTGGGAAGCGTGCGTTTCGTAGGGCATTTCTTTTGCGGACGCGTCTCCGATTTCCGATAGGACGATGCCAGCTGCGTTCATGCCGCAATGGGCTCCAATAAATCCTGCGAATGACGGAGAGACGTGGGGTATTCCCGTGTCAGGGAAGTAGACGACCAGAACGGGAAACTCGTGCGCCCCTGCTTCGAGGGACCAATCCAAGTTCCGGGTTTGGTAGAGATGCCCATCCACCGTCGCATCCCCCCACGCGGCGATGCTGCTGCAGGCGTAGGGCATCAAGAGGGGCAAGCAGTGGACATGCTGGAGCGTTCGAATAGGAATACCACTTCCTTCAGCGAGTCCCACCAATTGCTGCATCAGACGCGGATCGGTGTAACTCGATGTCGTTGCCCATACATGATCCAGTTGTTCTTCGCTAACCTTCAATTCGGATCGGAAGCCAGTCACCAACGGGGGGACGAGGCGCTGCATTTCGTCGCGCATCTGTGACCCGAGTTGCACTCCCATCTCATAGGGGGTTCCGCGTACGGCCACGACCGGAATTCGAATCCCATTCCCTTCGATGTGCCAACGCGCGCCAGAGAGTTTTTCCGAATGGAGAAGATTTTTCCCATCACCCTCGGATCGTTCCACCAACGGGGGCTTGCCGACAATCGCCGCCTCTTTGGCGGCTCGATCTTGGCCATTCGCCCTTTCGAGCGCGATGGGCGGGACGCCCCAGGCTTCGAGAAGGAGAGCAATCGTAACGGGGAGTAACATTCTCTTCATCGCAATCTCCGAGCAGCTCACAGGAACTCATGCATTCGATTCATTTATTTCTTCGCGTCCGCAGCAATGAATTTCTTCAACGCTTCGGAAGCAGGGTCATCGGGCACCCCCAAGTCGTTGTTCAGTTTGCTGTGTTCCGAGTCCTTGGCCCCAAACAAGGTGGAGGAGATGCCAGCTTCCTTGAGAACCGCATCGAGTCGCTGGGCTTGCGCGCTGGTATCCGGATGGCTGGAAACGTAGAGGATCAGGAAGGGTGGGATTCCCTTGTCCTTTGCGACGTGGGTGACGGCGGAGAAGTCGACATGTTTGGCAGGATCGTTTCCAAACTTCTCGCGATGACCATATTTGGCTTGCGGTTGTTTATGGACACGTCGGCGCGTTTCGGCGGTTTCGATGATGGCGGGAATGTCGTATGTATCACCATCGACTGGAACGCATCCTTTTAGAGAAGAGAAGGGAACACCTTCGGCGGCCAAGTAGCGGTCATCGATGCAGAGGAGCGCGGCGAGCTGGGCACCTGCCGAGTGCCCCATCACGTAGATTCGTTTGGGATCGCCTCCATGGGAGCCGATGTTCTTAGCCACCCACCCCAGCGATTTGGCAACATCCCGAATGATTGTCTCCATGGGTACTTTCGGTAGGAGGCGATAATTGGTGGAGACAAACACGAATCCTTGATCGACAAACCATTTTGGTTTGAGTTGGACCTGCGATTTATCTCCGGTTTGCCACCCACCTCCATGGATCCAGAAGATGACCGGTGCATTCTTTGCATTGGAAGGCCGGTAGATATCCAAGACTTGGCGTTCGAGAGCGGGCTCTGCGTAGGGAACGTCCTTTTCGACGGCCGATTCCGAGCTCGTGACGTTTTGCCCTTGAGCCCACGCAGTTTGGGACGGAGCCCACACCGGGAGTGACGTTATCAAGGTGATGGCACAAAAAAGGCGAAACCATCGGAATGTCTTCATGGCAAACTCGCAGGCGATAGGAAAGAGATAGAGGTGGGAAAAGGGGTGGAACCGTTAGGATACAGAGATCCGTACGGCTAGGGGTATTCTGCGCCCGGAAAATCGGGTTGGTGCGGGTGACACCCCGACCCCCTTGCTATATGCTCATAGTAGCGTTGCTTCTCCCATTGATAGACGGGTGGAAGCATCGCCTGTAGCAGCCGCGAGTTGCGATCCTTTTAGTGCTCGGCCCCCGAAAATTCAGTTTCATTCCATGGTAGATATCGTCGTTCCGTCGGTCGGTGAGAGTATTTCTGAAGTTCAAATCAGCAAATGGCTCAAGAAGGAAGGGGACTGGGTCGCGGCAGGAACCGATCTCGTCGATCTGGAAACCGAGAAGGCGTCCGTGCAGATCTCCGCTCCGGAAGATGGGATCCTTTTGAAGATCCTTAAGAACAATGAAGAGTTCGCTTCGGTAGGGGACATCCTCGCTACGTTCCAACCGGCGGCAAAGGGTGCTTCGCCATCAGGCAGCGCCGCTCCTGCTCTGCAGCCAGCGTCCGCACCTCAGCAACCCGTATCTTCCGCACCGGCATCGCCCGCCGCGGACCCTCGCGTCATGCCTGCTGCGCAGCGGGCGCTGGACGATCATCACTTGCAAGCCACCCAGGTACCCGCGACAGGCCCGGGCGGTCGATTGCTCAAAGAAGACGTGGTTCGTTACGTCAGTCAAACCTCACCAGCGGCCCCGGCTGCACCCGCACCCGTCGCTCCTGCTGCACCGGCTCCTACCAAGACCGTCACCGGGACGTTGGCGCCACCGGTTTCTGCACCCACAGCTTCCACCGGAATGGTTCAACAGGGGAGTTCAAACCGGTCCGAGGAGGTCAAGCCGATGAGCATGATCCGCCGGACCATCGCCTCCCGGCTTGTTCAAGCTCAGCACACGGCAGCCCTGCTCACCACCTTCAACGAAGTCGACATGCAGCCCGTCATGACGCTTCGCAACAAGTACCGCGACGCATTTGCTGAGAAGCATGGAGTGAAGCTGGGCTTCATGTCCTTTTTTGCCAAAGCGGCCTGCGAGGCCCTGAAACGATACCCATCGGTTAACGCTGAGATTCGTGGCAACAATATTGTCTACCGCAACTACTGCGACATCGGGATTGCGATCGGTGGCGGGAAGGGTTTGGTCGTCCCCGTCCTTCGCAACGTCGAGAAGATGGGCTTCGCAGAAATCGAGCGAACGATCGGCGAATTCGCGTCGCGAGCCATGGCCAACAAACTGATGCCAGAGGATCTTGAAGGCGGGACCTTTACCATCAGCAACGGGGGTATCTACGGTTCTCTCTTGTCCACGCCGATCGTCAACCCACCCCAAAGCGGGATCTTGGGACTCCACTCGATCCAGGAGCGACCGATTGCACTCAACGGAGAGGTCGTCATTCGCCCCATGATGTACTTGGCCCTGACATATGACCACCGGATTATCGATGGTCGCGAGGCAGTCACCTTCTTGAAGACCATCAAAGAAGTAATCGAAGACCCCTCCCGTTTGTTCCTTGAAATCTAGTCGGAATCCTGTTCCGGTTCAAAGTCCATCATGATGCAACTTGGATTCGTCAGCGCCATCCTGCCTGAACTGGAGCTGGCACAGGTACTTCAATCCGCGTCGCAGATCGGATACCGATGCGTCGAAGTGATGTGCTGGCCTCCGAGCAAAGCGGAACGTCGCTATGCTGGGATAACCCATATCAATGTCGACGATCTGTCCGATGCTTCGATAGCTACCATCGCTCGATTGCAGCAGGAGACAGGAGTCTTCATCAGTGGCCTGGGCTATTACCCAAATTGCCTATCGCCGGACGAGGCAGAAGCAGAGCGATGCACCGAACATTTGAAAAGGGTGATTGCTGCAGCTCCCAAACTAGGAATCGATCGTGTCAACACGTTCATCGGGCGCGACTTCACGAAAAGCGTAGACGATAACTGGCCGCGCCTCCTGAAGACTTGGAAACCCATCGTTGACTTGGCGGAAAAACAGGGTGTCCGCATTGGCATCGAGAACTGCCCGATGCTCTTCACGCAGGACGAATGGCCCGGTGGAAAGAATATTGCGACCAGCCCCGCGATTTGGCGCCGCTTATTTTCCGATTTGGGAAGCCCGAATTTGGGACTCAACTACGATCCATCCCACATGGTCTGGCAGTGCATGGACTACTTGAAACCGCTGAGAGACTTCATCGATCGTATTTTTCATGTGCATGCGAAAGACGTTCGAATCGATCGGCATCGTTTGGATGAAGTAGGCATCTTTGCGCATCCGAAGCTCTACCACTCCCCGAAGCTACCGGGTCTTGGCGAAATCGATTGGGGACAGTTCTTCTCTGTTCTCAGCGATGAGGGATATGTGGGTCCCGTTTGTGTCGAGGTCGAGGACCGGGCGTATGAAGCCACCGTGGAGTCACGCACCGAAGCGCTCGCCCAAAGCTACCGATATTTGAGCCAGTTCGCACCGCGGTAAGCCCCATCGCTCACTGTCCAGCTCACTGTTCAGCTTACTGGCTGGCCTCATCACTGGCTGGCCTCATCACTGGCTGGCCTCATCACTGGCCAGCTCGGTAAACGACTTGGCCGTTGAATAGGGTTGCTTCGACTTCCGCGCGATACAGTTCCGAGGCGGGAAGCGTGCGCAGGTCCTTTTTCCAGATCACGAGGTCGGCCATTTGTCCCGGTGCGATCGCTCCCTTCTCTGTTTCTTGCCCTTCCGCGAACGCAGCGCCGTAGGTGTAGGCGTAGAGAGCCTCCTCAAGTTTCAATTGCTGCGAGCGAACGAAGGGTTCGTCCGGTTTGCCATCTAGTGTTTGGCGCGTGACGGCGATTTGCAGACCGGGGCGAGGGTCAAGCGGAACGACCGGCCAATCGGTTCCGAACGCGAGCCGTCCACCGCTCGCTAGAATCGACTTCCACGCCCAAGCCCGCTCAGCCCGAGATGGACCTATATTCGCGACCCAGACGTCGAAGATATTGCTATTGGGCTCAGCATGTCGAGGCTGCATCGACGCGATCACACCCAATGGCTTTAGACGCGTGATGTCCGATGGATCGATGGTTTCGACATGCTCGAGACGATGACGGCGCAATCGTTTTCGATCGGGATTCGATTGCATCGCATGTTCGAAGGCATCGAGTGTCATCCGCACGCCACCTTCCCCGATCGCGTGTACCATCACATTCCACTCCTCTCGATCCAGGCGAGCGATCAATCGTTGCAGTTCCGTGGCGTCGCAGGCGGGCAGCCCGAGTGTGCTTTGGTTTGCATAGGGAGAAAGCAGATAGGCTGTATGCGACTCGATCACACCGTCGATGAACAGCTTCACCGAACGCACGCCGATCGATTCTTTCGCGCGTCGTGTTGCCATCAAGCGATCGAAATCCGTGTCGTTCATGCCGACTTGACCGGAAAGAGCGAAGTGTGTTCGAAGGGGGAAGCGGCCCTCTTGGATCATGGTATCGAAGACCATCAATTCGGCATCATCCACGCCGCATTCTTGGATACTCGTCACACCGACGCGATGCGCCAGCGCGATCCCTTGGAGCAAGGCTTCTTTCTTTTCATCGAGGGACGGAACTGGAAAAAGGGAATCGACCAATCGCTGAGCAGACTCTTTGAGAACCCCGGTCGGCTCGCCCGTGGTGGAGTCGCGAACGATCAGGCCTCGCGGCGGATCGGGAGAGTCCCGGGTGATTCCCGCTTGGCGGAGTGCCACGGTGTTGACCCAAATCGTGTGTCCGTCGTAGCAGCGCAAAAGAACCGGTTTGTCCGCGACGACCGCGTCGAGCATATCGCGAGTCGGCAAACCGCCGGCAAACGCGCCGTAGAGCCAACCTCGTCCGACGATAACGGGTCGCTCCGGATATCGCTTCGCAAAGGCCTCCACCCTCTCCAGGATCGTCGAAGCGTGCTGCGCGTCATTCAAATCGATCTGCTGCAATCCCAGAGAACCGGACAGGAAATGAACGTGCGCGTCGTTGAGGCCTGGAGTCACAAGCCCCCCATGGGCCTCGACGATCGTCGTTGTTTGATCGATCCAGCCGGCGGAATCGCGATCGAGACCGACCCAAACGACTTTCCCTCCGCGAACGGCCACCGCCTCTGCATCGGCACCGGACCATTGCAGGACCCTGCCGCTACGGATCAGCAGGTCCGCAGGATGGGGGTTCGGCGGCGACTGCGAAGAAGCGTCGTTGGCCAAGACCCAGGAAAACAGTAGAAAAAGCAGGCACACCAGGGTGCTGGCGTCCCGAAATGGGTTACGAGGGGGAGGGGTAAGTCGAAGATTCATAGCCGGTCGCAGGGAAGGTTGGATGCAAGGCCCTCCCATCCTACCATCCGACCATTCACTTTTTCATAAATCGGTTCGAACGGACTTGCAGCGAAAGACGGGATTCCTATAATCGGCGTCCCGCGTCAGCGATTGCGCATCTTGCCAAGAGAGCTGAACAAGCGGAAATTCGATAGACGCAGCGGGCATAACTTGACAGGTTCCCCTGCGGGTGTAGCTCAGTTGGTAGAGCACAACGTTGCCAACGTTGTTGTCGTGGGTTCGAATCCCATCACCCGCTCTTTCTGTCTGGTTGTGCCCTTTTTTCTTCTTTAAGAGGACGTTTTCAGGAAATGTCAGCTGTCGACACTCAGGCACCAGATTCCAAGCTTCAACTGACCGTCAAGATTGACAAGCCGTCGACCTGCCTTCGGCACGTCGTTGTCACGATTCCTCGGGCTGAAGTAGATCGTTATTTCCGCAAGACGTTTGACGAGATCGCTCCCCGTGCGGATCTTCCTGGTTTCCGACCTGGAAAGGTTCCTCGCAAGCTTTTGGAAAGCCGATTCAAGCAAACGGCTTTGGATCAGGTCAAGAGCGGTCTGGTGATGGACTCCCTTCAGCAGATCACCGAAGGGGGTGAATTTTCGGCGATTTCCGAGCCCGATATGGACTACGGTGCCGTCGATATTCCCGATACCGGCGACTTCACCTACGAGTTCAAAATCGAGGTTCGTCCCGAATTCGAAACACCGAACTGGAAGGGCTTGGAGCTCACCAAGACCGAGTACAAGCTGAGCGACGAGGATGTCGACAAGCAACTCATCAGGACTTTGGAACGGATCACCGCTGGGGAAGCCTTCGATGGCGAAGCCCAAGTCGGCGATCGCGTAGTCGTCAGCATCCGATTTAGTTTGGACGGCAAAGAGGTTAGCTCGCTGGACGAGAGCATGGTCACCCTTCGCAGCAAGCTGAGTTTGGCCGACTCCATCATCGAGAACTTCGGTGAATTGATGGTCGGTACCCGCGAAGGGGACGTCCGCGAGACCAAGGTAAAGATTTTCGAAACGTCGCTCAACGAGTCGTTGCGAGGCAAGGAAGTCGACGCCACGATCACTGTTGACGAAATCCGTCGCGTCAACGTTGAAGGCTTGAGCGGTGCTACCCTCGAGATGCTGGGATTTGATACCGCTACCGAACTGCGAGATTTTGTGCGAGCGGAATTAGAGCGACAAGCTGAATACCACCAAAACCAACTCCTCCGCGAGCAGGTCACGGCCAAGCTCACGGAAGGTGCGGATTGGGAATTGCCCCAAGCGGTCGTTCGCCGTCAAGCGGATCGCGAGCTCCATCGCCGCGTTTTGGAACTGCGACGAAGCGGTTTCACCGACGATCAAATCCGATCGGTGATCAACGGTGTTCGACGCAACATCGAAGGCACAACTCAGGATGCGCTGCGACAGCACTTCGTCCTCGAGAAGATCGCCGAAGATCTTGGGATCGAGCCAACGGAAGCCGAATACGAATCCGAAATCGAGCTGATTGCAACCCAGAGCGATTTGTCGCCTCGACAAGTTCGCGCCAAGCTAGAGCGAAGCGGGCAAATGGACGCCCTCCGCAACCAAATTCTGGAACGACGCGTTATCGAAACGATTGTCGGCGAAGCCAAATTGAGTTCCACCGATGGTGGTTCGATCCTCAAGGCAGAACCGGATGAGTTCGCTGTCGAATTCTTGGTGGCCCCAGTCACTCAATCCCTTCCCGAAGC includes these proteins:
- a CDS encoding C45 family autoproteolytic acyltransferase/hydolase; this encodes MKRMLLPVTIALLLEAWGVPPIALERANGQDRAAKEAAIVGKPPLVERSEGDGKNLLHSEKLSGARWHIEGNGIRIPVVAVRGTPYEMGVQLGSQMRDEMQRLVPPLVTGFRSELKVSEEQLDHVWATTSSYTDPRLMQQLVGLAEGSGIPIRTLQHVHCLPLLMPYACSSIAAWGDATVDGHLYQTRNLDWSLEAGAHEFPVLVVYFPDTGIPHVSPSFAGFIGAHCGMNAAGIVLSEIGDASAKEMPYETHASHFTAWFRTLLYDANSLTEAIRMFEQIKPTKSYHFVFGDGVTDKRSTKIRAATGGGRAKPEIDLWKDNDPKDELAPQVLSCVVYHDEGRGAFPTLAAQRGKLDAEKLIALANQIPIQGGNVMNAVFDATGMRLWVSYAGQDKEAYQRPYLQLDLMTIDIDRDGKPDWRPSP
- a CDS encoding alpha/beta hydrolase — protein: MKTFRWFRLFCAITLITSLPVWAPSQTAWAQGQNVTSSESAVEKDVPYAEPALERQVLDIYRPSNAKNAPVIFWIHGGGWQTGDKSQVQLKPKWFVDQGFVFVSTNYRLLPKVPMETIIRDVAKSLGWVAKNIGSHGGDPKRIYVMGHSAGAQLAALLCIDDRYLAAEGVPFSSLKGCVPVDGDTYDIPAIIETAETRRRVHKQPQAKYGHREKFGNDPAKHVDFSAVTHVAKDKGIPPFLILYVSSHPDTSAQAQRLDAVLKEAGISSTLFGAKDSEHSKLNNDLGVPDDPASEALKKFIAADAKK
- the odhB gene encoding 2-oxoglutarate dehydrogenase complex dihydrolipoyllysine-residue succinyltransferase; the protein is MVDIVVPSVGESISEVQISKWLKKEGDWVAAGTDLVDLETEKASVQISAPEDGILLKILKNNEEFASVGDILATFQPAAKGASPSGSAAPALQPASAPQQPVSSAPASPAADPRVMPAAQRALDDHHLQATQVPATGPGGRLLKEDVVRYVSQTSPAAPAAPAPVAPAAPAPTKTVTGTLAPPVSAPTASTGMVQQGSSNRSEEVKPMSMIRRTIASRLVQAQHTAALLTTFNEVDMQPVMTLRNKYRDAFAEKHGVKLGFMSFFAKAACEALKRYPSVNAEIRGNNIVYRNYCDIGIAIGGGKGLVVPVLRNVEKMGFAEIERTIGEFASRAMANKLMPEDLEGGTFTISNGGIYGSLLSTPIVNPPQSGILGLHSIQERPIALNGEVVIRPMMYLALTYDHRIIDGREAVTFLKTIKEVIEDPSRLFLEI
- a CDS encoding sugar phosphate isomerase/epimerase family protein, with the protein product MMQLGFVSAILPELELAQVLQSASQIGYRCVEVMCWPPSKAERRYAGITHINVDDLSDASIATIARLQQETGVFISGLGYYPNCLSPDEAEAERCTEHLKRVIAAAPKLGIDRVNTFIGRDFTKSVDDNWPRLLKTWKPIVDLAEKQGVRIGIENCPMLFTQDEWPGGKNIATSPAIWRRLFSDLGSPNLGLNYDPSHMVWQCMDYLKPLRDFIDRIFHVHAKDVRIDRHRLDEVGIFAHPKLYHSPKLPGLGEIDWGQFFSVLSDEGYVGPVCVEVEDRAYEATVESRTEALAQSYRYLSQFAPR
- a CDS encoding amidohydrolase produces the protein MNLRLTPPPRNPFRDASTLVCLLFLLFSWVLANDASSQSPPNPHPADLLIRSGRVLQWSGADAEAVAVRGGKVVWVGLDRDSAGWIDQTTTIVEAHGGLVTPGLNDAHVHFLSGSLGLQQIDLNDAQHASTILERVEAFAKRYPERPVIVGRGWLYGAFAGGLPTRDMLDAVVADKPVLLRCYDGHTIWVNTVALRQAGITRDSPDPPRGLIVRDSTTGEPTGVLKESAQRLVDSLFPVPSLDEKKEALLQGIALAHRVGVTSIQECGVDDAELMVFDTMIQEGRFPLRTHFALSGQVGMNDTDFDRLMATRRAKESIGVRSVKLFIDGVIESHTAYLLSPYANQSTLGLPACDATELQRLIARLDREEWNVMVHAIGEGGVRMTLDAFEHAMQSNPDRKRLRRHRLEHVETIDPSDITRLKPLGVIASMQPRHAEPNSNIFDVWVANIGPSRAERAWAWKSILASGGRLAFGTDWPVVPLDPRPGLQIAVTRQTLDGKPDEPFVRSQQLKLEEALYAYTYGAAFAEGQETEKGAIAPGQMADLVIWKKDLRTLPASELYRAEVEATLFNGQVVYRAGQ
- the tig gene encoding trigger factor — translated: MSAVDTQAPDSKLQLTVKIDKPSTCLRHVVVTIPRAEVDRYFRKTFDEIAPRADLPGFRPGKVPRKLLESRFKQTALDQVKSGLVMDSLQQITEGGEFSAISEPDMDYGAVDIPDTGDFTYEFKIEVRPEFETPNWKGLELTKTEYKLSDEDVDKQLIRTLERITAGEAFDGEAQVGDRVVVSIRFSLDGKEVSSLDESMVTLRSKLSLADSIIENFGELMVGTREGDVRETKVKIFETSLNESLRGKEVDATITVDEIRRVNVEGLSGATLEMLGFDTATELRDFVRAELERQAEYHQNQLLREQVTAKLTEGADWELPQAVVRRQADRELHRRVLELRRSGFTDDQIRSVINGVRRNIEGTTQDALRQHFVLEKIAEDLGIEPTEAEYESEIELIATQSDLSPRQVRAKLERSGQMDALRNQILERRVIETIVGEAKLSSTDGGSILKAEPDEFAVEFLVAPVTQSLPEAKYDEKPEDGVESKSVKPT